One genomic region from Candidatus Thorarchaeota archaeon encodes:
- a CDS encoding FAD-binding protein: MESYELVIIGAGAAGLSAGIYGARSGLNTVVLYDKIAGGTTADATLVENYLGFQK, translated from the coding sequence ATGGAGAGCTACGAATTAGTGATAATAGGCGCTGGCGCGGCTGGCTTATCAGCCGGAATCTACGGAGCGAGAAGCGGGCTAAATACCGTGGTTTTATACGACAAGATTGCTGGAGGCACGACAGCAGACGCTACGCTAGTTGAGAATTATCTGGGCTTCCAAAAAAT